In Rubrivirga marina, the following are encoded in one genomic region:
- a CDS encoding integron integrase, whose protein sequence is MQNTTPYKTPTGSAPTGSAPTGSAPTGSAVAEPGPGRDGPGHDGRLLDAVRSACRVRHYSVRTEAAYASWAKRFCLFHRDADGRPRHPSDMGEPEVAAYLGHLAEHRNVAASTQNQALAALLFLYGAVLGRPLEEVGPFPRAKRPRRLPVVLTRSEVAAVLGRMDGTPRLVGALLYGSGLRLLEALRLRVKDVGLAEGQIVVREGKGDKDRVTVLPEAVVRPLAAQLDYVRALHEKDLAGGHGSVYLPSALAHKYPSAATETAWQYVFPAGRLSADPRSGAVRRHHLTESPVQKAVRRAAKAAGVEKPVSPHAFRHSFATHMLERGADIRTVQELLGHKDVRTTEVYTHVLNRGVRGVVSPLDTL, encoded by the coding sequence ATGCAGAACACGACCCCATACAAGACCCCGACCGGGTCCGCCCCGACCGGGTCCGCCCCGACCGGGTCCGCCCCGACCGGGTCCGCCGTCGCGGAGCCCGGCCCCGGGCGGGACGGCCCTGGGCACGACGGCCGGCTCCTCGACGCCGTCCGCTCCGCCTGCCGCGTCCGGCACTACTCGGTCCGGACCGAGGCCGCCTACGCCTCGTGGGCCAAGCGCTTCTGCCTCTTCCACCGCGACGCCGACGGCCGGCCCCGTCACCCGTCCGACATGGGCGAGCCCGAGGTGGCCGCCTACCTCGGCCACCTCGCCGAACACCGGAACGTCGCGGCGTCGACCCAGAACCAGGCCCTCGCGGCCCTCCTCTTCCTCTACGGCGCCGTCCTCGGCCGGCCCCTCGAGGAGGTCGGCCCGTTCCCCCGGGCCAAGCGGCCGAGACGCCTGCCGGTCGTCCTCACGCGCTCGGAGGTCGCCGCCGTGCTCGGGCGGATGGACGGGACGCCCCGGCTCGTCGGCGCGCTCCTCTACGGGTCCGGCCTGAGGCTCCTCGAGGCCCTCCGGCTCCGGGTCAAGGACGTCGGGCTCGCCGAGGGCCAGATCGTCGTGCGCGAGGGGAAGGGGGACAAGGACCGGGTGACCGTCCTCCCCGAGGCCGTCGTCCGGCCGCTGGCGGCCCAGCTCGACTACGTCCGCGCGCTCCACGAGAAGGACCTCGCCGGCGGCCACGGGTCGGTCTACCTCCCCTCGGCCCTCGCGCACAAGTACCCGTCGGCCGCGACCGAGACGGCGTGGCAGTACGTGTTCCCGGCCGGGCGGCTCTCGGCCGACCCCCGCTCGGGGGCCGTCCGGCGCCACCACCTCACCGAGAGCCCGGTCCAGAAGGCGGTCCGCCGAGCGGCGAAGGCGGCCGGCGTCGAGAAGCCGGTCTCGCCCCACGCGTTCCGGCACTCGTTCGCGACGCACATGCTCGAGCGGGGGGCCGACATCCGGACGGTCCAGGAGCTCCTGGGCCACAAGGACGTCCGGACGACGGAGGTCTACACGCACGTGCTGAACCGGGGCGTCCGCGGCGTCGTGAGCCCGCTCGACACGCTGTAG